CATTTGTCGGTAAAGgtgccgtcagacgttgcaagcaaatcactcgcaacgagcattttgctcgctgaaagtgacaactgtcaaaaatttgcctgtctgactacacattgcatgcaaacaaataacAACTCTTAAGCAAACGCTCGCTTTCAATGTGTGACTGCTAAgcgttaaaaattttcaactcgctgaaacgaaattgcgcttgctagtgcagcactagcaaatttttcgctcgcaaaagtgaaaacgttttcaggtggcagtgttgcattgcaaaaataggaatgaaattagattttgtggccgaaaaacacgtttttcgtttttgtttatatttgcatgagagtaaatctgTCATTTGCTTTTAAAGTAAAAACTGCTACGTGTGACTGCAATTGCGAGTGCTGtcagaaatcattcgctcgcacgagtgatttgcttgcaacgtctgacggagccttAAGTCTATCAAtaaatgaaatttgcaataactaaaatatcttttgtttcacCCTCCTGAAAAATATTAGTGACACCTTAAACAAAATTCAACTGTGGCATATGTCATCGCGTTTTGTGACGTTTTGAtcaaagatgatgatgatgataacgaTTTGATGATTATGCACTCCTCGCCGAGTCGCGCTCTGTTCGCTGTTGTTATTATCAGTAGCGTTGTTATTAGTgctgtatttttgtattttaaaattattaaattggtaaattgtattattttttcatataattcATATCTATTGAACCCTTTTGTGCAgcaatagtgaaaaaaatgatGTGTGATGTATTGCTGATCAATGGCAACTGTAGTGGGAGCAGCCGCAAACGGATGCGGTCCGAGGACGGTTCGGATGGATCCTTTGCCTTGCAACGAAAGATGTTCATTGACCAAATTCAGGTCGACCGTTGCGATGAGCGAAAGATGCGGCAAATCGAAGGTTGGTTCAATTTGGAAAAACGAATTTTGAGaccaatttgttattatttttctttaaattggGACGATAACCGGTTAGTTTACACTTATTTTTGGGTCAAGGAAGTTTTAGAAAGTTGAAACAACCTGTTATTAAGTTTATCAATTCAAGTGAGTCGACATGGTGTGTACAGAGGTTAAAATCGCGTTTAAGTCAAGCGGTTTGTCCAATTTACTTGAAGCATCTAAACATTCTTGAATTATTAATATTCGGGTAATATTTTTACAGAAAAGACCGTCAACATGCTGTTCCTGGGTGCAAAAACATCATCCCGCCAACAGCGGCCAGGTGTTTGCCAAAGTGAGTGTCTCAGACACGTGCGTCTCCTTGGTGCCGGCGAGTATGACTTCGATATAGCCAATGTAAGTTGTCGGTAATTGGTTAAGAGTTGATAAGAAAAAAGAACTCCAATATTCATTGGATGAATGTATTTGAAGTGTCCACAATGGATGGGGAAGAAAGCGGACCGCAAGTGTCGCATCTGCGATCGTCACTCGGTTGTCCACGCGGATTGCACCAACTGCAATCTGGAGCTGTGTGAGTTCTGCGGAATCAGCTGCCACTACTGCCCCGAGAAGATCTGTATGAATTGTGTCAACATATTGTACGTACGGCGAATTGAATATTGAAATTGGATGTGATGTGACTAACAAGTTCCTCTCTATTATAGCAATTGTCAAAACTCGGATGTTCCCTGCTGCGAGCGGtgcaaaattttcaattgatgTGAAGCTTTGTGATATCGATGGTACTATTCTTAAGAATTATTTTTATGTGTTAGGTGTCAGTGGTCTGCAATATTAAGTCTGAAATAAAGTTTTGAGTAGTTGTAGCAAAAACATTGTTaacaaattgtgaaaaaaacgattacattttattttcgtgatCTCTAAGAGAAACACCCGGAAGTGTAGCAACGTAGAATTTGAAGCTAGTTTAAAGTAGGGGGCTGGGGGTAATATGGACATGCTAAAGAATCGCGTCATTTTCACAAGGAAAACGTTGTAATATTGGGGAACTAAACCACTTACGTAAATCTTAAATAGATGTAGTACGATTTCAAGGCGACATACGActgtatagaccgcgtagagcaatggaaaattatggacgagaacctGGGAAgattaccagactgatcaaagcaacggtggatggtgtgcaaaactgtgtgtagatttcaggcgaacactccagttcgttcgaatcgcgccgaggactaagacaaggtgatggactttcgtgcctgttgttcaacattgcgctagaaggtgtcatgcggagagccaggtgtaacagccggggttcaattttcaacagatccagtcaatttatttgtttcgtgaatgacatggacattgttggccgaacatttgcaaaggtggcagaactgtacacccgtctgaaacgtgaagcaacaaaagttggactggtgatgaatacatcgaagacaaagtacatgcttgtgtgCGGAACCGatcgcgacagggcccgcctgggaagcagtgttagatagacggggataccttcgaggtgatcgaggaattcgtctaccttcgatccttgctaacggctgataacaatgttagtcgtgaaatacgaaggcgcatcatctatggaagtcgggcctactacgggctcaagaagaaactgcggtcaaaaacgattcgccaccgcaccaaatgtgttacgtacaagacgctgataagaccggtagtcctctacggacacgaaacatgAACAATGCTTGAgtaggacttgcaagcactcggagtattcgagagatgggtgcttaggaccatctttgacggCGTGCAAGAAGATGGTtggtggcggcgaagaatgaaccacgagctcgcccagctctacggcgaacccagcatccagaaggtagctaaagccggaaagctatgatgggcaggacatgctGCAAGGatgccggacaacaaccctgcaaagatggtgtttgcttccgatccgaCAGGTACGAGGCGgcatggagcacagcgagcaaggtgggcagaccaggtgcaaaacgacttggcgagcgtggagcgCATTCGACGATGGAGACGAGGCCTCGAACCATGTattatggcgtcaaattgttgattcagtatcatctgtttagatgtaaactaaataaatgaaaagaaaatgaaCGGTAGTGGTGTTTCCATCGCttttcgctacaacatcaactgtcgcctgCTACCAAGCTTCCAGCTGGGCATCGCtgagggagcgtccacaaattacgtaacgcttagaggggggaggggggggttggccgaagtgtgacgacccatacataatttttagatgcttcatacaaaagtgtgaggggggggggttgaaaatgaccAATGTTTGCGTTATggaattaatggatcttccctgagGCCATTGGTGTGGAAGTTACTACCTCTGTCGGCACAatcacgctcatcgcggcgtactgcccAATTCAAGCTAAAACTGGCGACGGATCATCGgccgcccttcggagggacatcatcAAGCTTACGCGGAGACAAGATCAGTTCATCATTGAAGGCGAACAGAATGCCAAGCACCAAGCTTGGGGCAACAGTCGCTACAACATGGAGGAAGGTCACTAtgcgatcctgagcccggattcccccactcggctgagtcggtccggcgCCCATTCCACAATCGACCTATACCACACAAACATGAACGACCACATCTCCCAGCCGGTcatctaccaggagctcagcccTACCATCGTGTCGACTGGAGCCGGATCCAAAGGTGTGTGGAAGAAAACATCAACTACCAGCGACATTCGGCCACACCGGAAGGAATCGACGACCAGTTCCACTCCATCCAGGAGGGGATCTCCCAGGCCCGTTAGCGTTGCTTACTCACCAAACTCACCAACATTGATttactcaccaaagatttgatccgtctGCATAACCaaaattatccaggccagaatggtggacctcagaaatagttATTTTTCTAATAAGATCCGCGCTCTTCCAAACTgcgctaagccgttctggaagctAGCAGAAACTCTAAAATCTAAGCCTCGACCCATTCCAActttgatcccattagacagtaatggctctaaggatcgcttagTAACTCCTGCAGATAAAGTTTCTTTAATTTTAAttggtcgtcacttcgtcagctcacacaattttggacagaacatcgtcagtccacacgaagcagccgttaacgagcatgctaacaacatccatcttaTTCCCAACGACTTGTCGGAgaagttggagatctcagctggtgcattgacggcctatatcaaatcatcgaaaaacatgaaggccccaggcttcgacagcattcTGAATCTTgagctccgttctttgagcacctctcgctgatctttaatcagtgtctccgtgTCAGCTACattccatcgtcctggaagtcagcgaaagtcatccccatccgtaagcctgggaaggatccttccttccccaaaagttatcgtcccatcagccttctctcagggttatccaaactattcgaaaaagctattcatcaccggttacttgagtctgccgaaaatctcaacatcttgctcgaggaacattTTGGCGGTCGATCAACCGTTCACCAACTGGCTCGAGTTACCAaggtcctcagacggaacaagtttgtctcaaaaacctcCGTCATCCCAAGCAGGAGAAATTGCCTGAATGATACCTTATTCTGTTATGAACCAGCCTTTTTTTGGTTTAAAATTTAGTTTATTGTCCTTTAAGTTAGTATTTACAATATTGTTTGGAGTtcaaaaatccaattcaaggTGAAAAACTAAATCATTAACATCAATTATGTTGTTAGAGTTATTAACAAAGTGGATGTAgtttatgaaatatttcagtATTTTCACACGAGTTGTTATTGTTATGCCTGGTAGTACAGGTTTAGCCAGATCGTCAAACGTCTCTATCCCATTAATTCCaaaagcttctgctggagacCCGTCCATGCCGGTCCGACACTAGCGCAGGAAGAAAATTTGTGTTGGAGTGTTTTAGCTGTTTGGGTGCCGCAGTATTGGCAGTTCTCATCCTCCACGCGTTGCATTACGTGCAGCAGTCTACGGTGCTCTGTTTTACCATTCACCAGCAAGAAAAGTTGAGTTCGCTGCGCAGACAACAGCTCTTTCATTCCGATGTCATTCCGACCACGCGCGTGGTCAGTCGACTGCTGGACTGTTTCGTTCCACCTTTGGCAGCTCCGCTTGCTAAAAGAAGTGCTGGTGGATTTGATCGGCGGAGGGGTTTTGTCGGATATGGATGGGAATTTGGgagatatttgaaagaattggTTTTATGTAACGATGGTCCATGGGAATTACGGGGCGGGGATTTGCATGAACTAG
The nucleotide sequence above comes from Armigeres subalbatus isolate Guangzhou_Male chromosome 3, GZ_Asu_2, whole genome shotgun sequence. Encoded proteins:
- the LOC134223488 gene encoding uncharacterized protein LOC134223488, whose translation is MMCDVLLINGNCSGSSRKRMRSEDGSDGSFALQRKMFIDQIQVDRCDERKMRQIEEKTVNMLFLGAKTSSRQQRPGVCQSECLRHVRLLGAGEYDFDIANCPQWMGKKADRKCRICDRHSVVHADCTNCNLELCEFCGISCHYCPEKICMNCVNIFNCQNSDVPCCERCKIFN